A DNA window from Helianthus annuus cultivar XRQ/B chromosome 15, HanXRQr2.0-SUNRISE, whole genome shotgun sequence contains the following coding sequences:
- the LOC110911068 gene encoding ARF guanine-nucleotide exchange factor GNOM, producing MGCLNQQSVSRDTKDCSCTPPRSSSAFMVNSEIGAVLAVMRRNVRWGFHYTTDEDQLDHPLIKSFKEIRRKVFSWQHQWHAINPVVYLQPFLDVIQSDETSAPITGVALSSIYKFLTLEVLDLDIVNVTDALCLIVDAVTSCRFEVTDPASEEVVLMKILQVLLACMKNKASVTLSNQHVCNIVNTCFQIVHQASSKGELLQRTARHTMHELIRCIFMHLPDVCNNNNNNNQDLTHEGRSHLVDEVSIPDNDHASASKTQDNGYTGSKIESIGGGISLSTEIPEVKMDHEFTGDVGQTKNHLVEESYGVPCMVEIFNFLCSLLHAVEHVGVGPRSNSIAYDEDVPLFAFGLINSAIELSGPCLGHHPELLALVQNDLFHSLMQFGLSPSPLILSTVCSIVLNVYHLMRVKVKLQLEAFFSGVLMKIAVNKHGASYQQQEVAMETLVDLCRQPGFIHEVYANYDCDISCSNVFEDLANLLSKSTIPVNTPLSAINVLALEGLIAMISSMADTVGDGDSDRTPVLEPDASDVSHEPFWNVKCESYENPECWVPYICKMKRVKKKLTIGADQFNEDPKNGFRSLQQMCLLPETLDPLSVACFLRYTRGLDKNLVGDYLGNHDKFCVDVLQEFAKTFDFQEMNLDIALRVFLETFRLPGESQKISRVVEAFSERYYEQSPNILANKDAALVLSYSLIMLNTDQHNSQVKKKMTEADFIRNNRRINGGNDLPKEYLSELYHSICENEIRLTPEQGVGLPVMTHDNWIGLIHKSRETAPFIVCGSGERINNEMFAILSGPTVAALSVVLDPVDQEDVLQTCIDGFLNVAKIAGCYHRTDVLDGLLVSLSKFTRLLLPMSIEDCVLAFGNDTKARKATVAVFTIANTYGDYIHSGWRNILDCILSLRKLGLLPDRLARDAVEDLESNSEPDSGRSPLVSPVKPALPPVRKSSGLMGRFSEFLYYDTEKPAPQPSEEQVEARKRATETVNDCRIDSVFTESKFLQSESLLSLSRALILASHEDENGAVFCLELLITITLNNRDRIMLLWQNVYEYIANIVQSAVMPSTLVEKAVFGLIRICRRLVPYKEDLTEDLLKSLQLILKLDARVADAYCEHITREIMRLVKANAGQIKSHTGWRTITSLLSITARHPEASEPGFETLEFIMLEGAHLLLANFVLCVNAARQFSESRVGDVARSLKSLDLMAGSAVCLVKWSREAVEEERETAVQLYKDIGEMWVRLVQGLRKVCVDPREEIRNHAVLMLQRCLTGLDGIRFEDDTWLQCFDSVIFPLQNDLFEIVEERSAKEYRNMEGTLVLSLKLLSKAFLHSLPRISRVASFSKVWAGVLSAMERYTKVKFRGKRSGKIHELVPELLKNNLLVMKSSGILSPSGSDGIWEQTWLHVKTIAPSVQSEVFPDDEPQTTAAGVVPAVNVSVS from the exons ATGGGGTGCCTGAATCAACAGTCAGTTTCCAGAGACACTAAAGATTGTTCCTGCACACCACCCAGATCGTCTTCCGCATTTATGGTTAATTCCGAAATAGGTGCAGTTTTAGCCGTCATGAGACGAAACGTACGGTGGGGATTTCACTACACAACGGACGAAGATCAACTTGACCACCCTCTGATCAAATCATTCAAAGAAATACGTCGAAAAGTCTTCTCATGGCAGCACCAGTGGCACGCGATCAACCCCGTTGTGTATTTGCAGCCGTTTTTAGACGTCATTCAATCAGACGAAACGAGTGCACCGATAACCGGTGTCGCGTTGTCATCGATATACAAGTTTTTAACGCTTGAAGTTCTTGATCTGGACATCGTTAACGTAACTGATGCGTTGTGTTTGATAGTTGATGCCGTGACTAGTTGTCGGTTTGAGGTTACGGATCCTGCTTCTGAGGAAGTGGTATTGATGAAAATACTTCAAGTTTTGCTGGCTTGTATGAAGAATAAAGCGTCGGTTACTTTGAGTAACCAGCATGTATGCAACATAGTGAACACGTGTTTCCAGATAGTTCATCAAGCAAGCTCGAAAGGCGAATTGTTGCAGCGAACAGCTCGACACACGATGCATGAGTTGATTAGATGTATTTTTATGCATCTGCCTGAtgtttgtaataataataataataataatcaagaTCTTACTCATGAAGGCAGATCACATCTTGTAGATGAG GTCAGCATTCCGGACAATGATCACGCATCCGCAAGTAAAACACAGGATAACGGTTATACCGGTTCAAAAATCGAGTCAATCGGTGGCGGTATCAGTCTTTCCACCGAGATTCCCGAAGTTAAAATGGATCATGAATTCACTGGAGACGTTGGTCAGACTAAAAACCATCTTGTCGAAGAATCGTACGGTGTTCCATGCATGGTGGAAATATTCAACTTCCTTTGTTCCCTTTTGCACGCAGTCGAACATGTTGGAGTGGGTCCCAGATCCAACTCTATAGCATACGATGAAGACGTTCCGTTATTTGCTTTCGGCTTGATCAACTCAGCCATCGAGTTAAGCGGGCCCTGTTTGGGCCACCATCCCGAACTCTTAGCGTTGGTCCAAAACGACTTATTCCATAGCTTGATGCAATTCGGGTTATCTCCGAGCCCGTTAATTCTTTCTACGGTTTGTAGTATTGTTTTGAATGTTTATCATCTTATGCGGGTTAAAGTTAAACTCCAGCTCGAAGCGTTTTTCTCCGGTGTTCTTATGAAGATTGCGGTTAACAAACACGGAGCTTCGTATCAACAACAGGAAGTTGCTATGGAAACGCTCGTCGATCTTTGCAGGCAGCCGGGTTTTATTCATGAAGTTTACGCTAATTACGATTGTGACATTTCGTGTAGCAATGTTTTTGAAGATCTTGCGAATTTGTTATCTAAAAGCACGATTCCGGTTAATACCCCGCTATCTGCGATAAACGTTCTTGCTCTAGAAGGATTAATCGCGATGATTAGTAGTATGGCCGACACCGTTGGTGACGGTGACAGTGATCGAACCCCAGTTCTAGAACCCGATGCTTCCGATGTTTCCCATGAGCCGTTTTGGAATGTGAAATGTGAAAGTTATGAAAACCCCGAGTGTTGGGTACCGTATATCTGTAAGATGAAGCGAGTTAAGAAGAAGTTAACGATTGGGGCCGATCAGTTTAACGAGGATCCGAAAAACGGTTTTCGGAGTCTTCAACAAATGTGTTTGTTGCCGGAAACGCTTGACCCATTAAGTGTAGCGTGTTTTTTACGATACACACGTGGGTTAGATAAGAATCTTGTCGGAGATTATCTTGGGAATCACGATAAATTCTGTGTCGATGTACTTCAAGAGTTTGCAAAAACGTTCGATTTTCAAGAAATGAATTTGGACATCGCATTACGGGTTTTCTTGGAAACGTTTAGATTACCGGGAGAATCGCAGAAGATATCGAGGGTTGTCGAGGCGTTTTCCGAAAGATATTATGAACAGTCGCCTAATATTTTAGCCAATAAAGATGCTGCTTTAGTATTATCGTATTCGTTGATAATGCTCAACACAGACCAACATAACTCACAAGTGAAGAAAAAGATGACAGAAGCCGATTTTATCCGTAATAACCGGCGGATAAACGGCGGTAATGATCTCCCGAAAGAGTATTTATCCGAGCTTTACCATTCGATTTGCGAAAACGAGATCCGATTGACACCAGAACAAGGTGTCGGGTTACCAGTCATGACCCATGATAACTGGATCGGACTAATTCACAAATCGAGAGAAACTGCTCCGTTTATTGTGTGCGGGTCGGGAGAACGGATCAACAACGAAATGTTCGCTATTTTGTCGGGTCCGACTGTTGCTGCTCTATCTGTGGTTCTGGATCCCGTAGATCAAGAAGACGTGTTGCAAACGTGTATCGACGGGTTCCTAAACGTTGCTAAGATTGCGGGATGTTATCATCGTACCGATGTTCTTGACGGGTTGTTGGTTTCTCTCTCTAAGTTTACAAGACTCTTGCTTCCGATGTCTATCGAAGACTGTGTTCTCGCTTTCGGTAACGATACGAAAGCGCGTAAAGCAACCGTAGCGGTTTTCACCATAGCGAATACGTACGGTGACTATATACATTCGGGCTGGCGAAACATTCTCGATTGCATTTTAAGCTTACGTAAATTAGGTCTTCTTCCTGATCGTTTAGCGCGTGATGCGGTTGAAGACTTGGAATCAAACTCCGAGCCCGACTCAGGACGATCTCCGTTGGTCTCCCCGGTCAAACCCGCATTACCCCCGGTCCGGAAATCGTCTGGGCTGATGGGCCGGTTCAGCGAGTTTTTGTATTACGATACCGAAAAACCCGCACCGCAACCTTCTGAAGAACAGGTCGAAGCTCGGAAACGGGCCACGGAAACCGTTAACGATTGTCGTATCGATAGCGTGTTTACCGAGAGTAAATTTCTTCAATCCGAGTCTCTTTTGAGTCTTTCGCGGGCCTTGATTTTAGCTTCTCACGAAGATGAAAACGGTGCCGTTTTTTGTTTGGAGTTGCTAATTACGATCACGTTAAATAACCGAGATCGAATTATGCTTCTGTGGCAAAATGTTTACGAGTACATAGCTAATATCGTTCAGTCAGCTGTGATGCCAAGTACGTTAGTTGAAAAAGCGGTTTTTGGGCTCATTAGAATTTGTAGACGGTTAGTTCCGTATAAAGAAGACCTAACCGAGGACCTTCTTAAGTCGCTCCAACTTATTTTGAAACTCGATGCGCGGGTGGCGGATGCGTACTGCGAACACATCACACGGGAAATTATGCGTCTTGTTAAAGCAAACGCGGGTCAGATAAAGTCTCATACAGGTTGGCGTACCATCACTTCTCTCCTCTCGATAACCGCTCGACATCCGGAAGCTTCCGAGCCCGGATTCGAGACTCTCGAGTTCATCATGCTGGAGGGGGCCCACTTGTTACTGGCTAACTTTGTGCTATGTGTCAATGCGGCTCGTCAGTTTTCGGAGTCGCGGGTTGGAGATGTTGCACGGTCGTTAAAGTCTTTGGATTTGATGGCGGGTTCGGCGGTTTGTTTGGTTAAGTGGTCTCGTGAAGCGGTTGAGGAAGAACGCGAAACCGCGGTTCAGCTTTATAAAGATATTGGCGAGATGTGGGTCCGTCTGGTTCAAGGTTTAAGGAAAGTGTGCGTAGACCCGAGAGAAGAAATCCGGAACCATGCGGTTTTGATGCTTCAACGATGCCTAACGGGTTTAGACGGGATTCGTTTTGAAGACGACACGTGGTTACAGTGTTTTGATTCGGTAATATTCCCATTACAGAACGATTTGTTCGAAATTGTTGAAGAAAGATCAGCCAAAGAATATCGAAACATGGAAGGTACACTTGTTTTATCGTTGAAACTCTTGTCGAAAGCGTTTTTACACTCGTTACCGCGTATTTCCCGTGTGGCGTCGTTTAGTAAAGTATGGGCCGGTGTTTTAAGCGCTATGGAACGTTACACGAAGGTTAAGTTCAGAGGGAAAAGAAGCGGGAAAATCCACGAGTTAGTCCCTGAGCTCCTCAAGAACAATTTGCTTGTAATGAAATCAAGCGGAATACTTTCACCAAGCGGTTCAGACGGTATCTGGGAGCAGACTTGGTTACATGTTAAAACCATTGCACCTTCAGTGCAGTCggaggtgttccctgatgatgaACCACAGACCACGGCTGCTGGTGTGGTTCCTGCGGTTAACGTATCGGTTTCGTGA